The genome window AGCcatcctgccctgccctcccgtTGCCCCACTCACTTTCCCAGAATGCCCCTCCCCTTCGGCTGGACTTTCATCCACTTCCATAGCGGGTGGGCGTCATCCCCATTCACACAGATCTTGCTATACATGTCGAATTTGACATTATAGTTGGCGGCGAACTCTTTGATCTCGGCATTAGTCCCTGGTTCCTATGACAAGCAAGGGTTCTGGGCTGAGTGGGGAGGAATGTGTACCCCATTTTGGTCCCCACTTCCACAGACCTGGATCCTCTCCCCATGCTCGTACATAAGACACACAAGGATACATGGGCCACGCACCTGCCTCCCAAACTGGTTGCAAGGGAAAGCCAGGATCCGTAAACCACACTCAGCATATCGGGCGTGCAGGTCGACGAGCTGAGTGTAGTTTACGTCTGTTTTGCCTCATTGCGAGGCCACGTTGGTGACGATGCACACGAAGCCCCTAGAAGTAGGATGGAGTAGTCAGAATCGCTGACCTTACCTCTGCTTCCCCCCTCAGGCAGTTAGATACCTACCGGTACTTGTCCAGGTTAACCATGCGCCCGTCGATGTCCTTGGCTGAAAAGTCATGCATGGACTGAGCACAGCGCCAGTCGTCGCGGGACGCGCACTGCAAGGCAAGGGCGCGCTGACTGGAAGGCGAACCCAGAGACCTCAGCCCACTAGTCCAGCCCGCGGTCCCCATGGGAGTAGATCCCAGGCAGATCCTTGCCAAGACAGACAGGGCCCTGGGGCAAGGAAAAAGTGAGGGCTCCATCTCCTCAAAGATGTACGCATCCTGCGGAGCGGGGCACATTTAACCTCAAACACCGAAGCCCGGGGAGAGTTGGGATCCCACTAGGTGCCCCAAA of Saccopteryx bilineata isolate mSacBil1 chromosome 1, mSacBil1_pri_phased_curated, whole genome shotgun sequence contains these proteins:
- the GPX4 gene encoding phospholipid hydroperoxide glutathione peroxidase GPX4 isoform X1, whose amino-acid sequence is MGRAAGSPGRCRQRRRLPGRRRRRRAPGRRKAPAYGRKRVRRRQREPCPESLRQAQSAACENGCCLECNDSCASRDDWRCAQSMHDFSAKDIDGRMVNLDKYRGFVCIVTNVASQUGKTDVNYTQLVDLHARYAECGLRILAFPCNQFGRQEPGTNAEIKEFAANYNVKFDMYSKICVNGDDAHPLWKWMKVQPKGRGILGNAIKWNFTKFLIDKNGCVVKRYGPMEEPLVIEKDLPCYF
- the GPX4 gene encoding phospholipid hydroperoxide glutathione peroxidase GPX4 isoform X2; protein product: MSFSRLCRLLKPALLCGTLAAPGLVSTMCASRDDWRCAQSMHDFSAKDIDGRMVNLDKYRGFVCIVTNVASQUGKTDVNYTQLVDLHARYAECGLRILAFPCNQFGRQEPGTNAEIKEFAANYNVKFDMYSKICVNGDDAHPLWKWMKVQPKGRGILGNAIKWNFTKFLIDKNGCVVKRYGPMEEPLVIEKDLPCYF